The following nucleotide sequence is from Scheffersomyces stipitis CBS 6054 chromosome 4, complete sequence.
ACTTGAGGCAACTTCAAGGTACCAGAGAAACGCTTGTCTCTTTGAGGGTCGTAGTTCTTCAAACCGACTTGCAATTCGACGgtttccaagaagtttctcttcttggtttcGGTGGAGtattccaacaacttgtgCACGTTTTCACGGACGTGGGAACTGGTGATCTTAGACATGATTATCTATGTGATTTCGTCTCCCAAAGGTATTTGGTAAAGTAAACTGATTCGACGAGgataaagaaaaagaagagaatatatTTAGAAGTAGTATTAGcgattgaaaaatatacCTGAGATGCGACTATGGAgagaaaattttcagaaccagaatgAGTGAgaaaatcacgtgattGTGTGTTGCTAGGGCTTAAGCCCTAGATCTAATGCACAAAAAGGTGGTTTGCGAAATGCGACATCTGCTGCATGTGACAATGTCGCAGTTTTCTCTCatcaatattgaataaCGCGTCTCCATACttgatcacgtgataatATCGAATTCTTATCATATTGTATGAATAGACGTATTTGGATAGCACTCTTTATATTCAATATTCAGCTATAGTCCCCAATAGTCCGGTCAATACAGATACTCAGCTTAGCTACCTGTACCGGCTGCTTCACAAGAACTTCTGATAGGAAGAACTGATCACATCTCACAAATGATAATACGATCGTCTTCGTTTAAGCCATTCGAGACAACTTTAGTCTCTGGATCTTTACTATTCCGAAAATGGTTCAGTTACACTCTACACCCAGCTGCACGAGGAGCAGATGTTGGTCCAGAAAGAGTCAAGAATCCAAACTCGTCCAAGAAACCCTCTCGGCAGGAAAAAATAGACACTATCAATATGGCTATGCAATCgaagttgtacaagataGACAGCGAGTGCAATGTGTTCAACGACAAGGTCAAGAAGGTCATTGATCTTGGCTATGTCCCGGGAAACTGGATGCTGTATGCGAAATTTCGAATGTGCCAAATTCAcaagcttgaagaagaagagttcaagGACAAATGTCATATCTTGGGTTTTGACTTGCTTTTTTCGACCCCTCCACTAGGAGTATCCACTATCCAGGGTAATATCTTCTCCAGGATGGCTCACAAAAATATCGTCAATcatttcaaagaaatcgCTCTACGCGAGCACCATCTGAAGCTCCGAATGAAGGTTCAGGAAAATGACGAATTCCAGAACTCATATTACGTCAAGGAACAGAACGATGTAGTTTTGGAAGCGGAGATAGAAGAACTTAGCAAAAGTCTTAATTCTCTTAGTTTGGCCCATAGGTCAacacaagaagttgaagaagaacagaataaaagagaaaaattaCTCGAAGGCCTCGAATATCGAGCAGATTTAATCTTGTCTGATTTGTCTAGGCCATTCATGCAACAGGGAGGCTTTTTCAATCACACACAATCTCGTCCATACTTGCGTTTCAATGTTAACCCAGGCTTGAACAATCCACTTCTAGACCCCCTCA
It contains:
- a CDS encoding predicted protein gives rise to the protein MIIRSSSFKPFETTLVSGSLLFRKWFSYTLHPAARGADVGPERVKNPNSSKKPSRQEKIDTINMAMQSKLYKIDSECNVFNDKVKKVIDLGYVPGNWMSYAKFRMCQIHKLEEEEFKDKCHILGFDLLFSTPPLGVSTIQGNIFSRMAHKNIVNHFKEIALREHHSKLRMKVQENDEFQNSYYVKEQNDVVLEAEIEELSKSLNSLKQNKREKLLEGLEYRADLILSDLSRPFMQQGGFFNHTQSRPYLRFNVNPGLNNPLLDPLKSSIDMSDATLLLSCNALRPDGTLVLRLSKADPNDIQIELLESRLSEVFNKVKTWTAAGSNEVSKHQELVYVCSGKKNDSEYDINNIFHFKS